In the Ornithodoros turicata isolate Travis chromosome 5, ASM3712646v1, whole genome shotgun sequence genome, agcagtaggaccgaaggtcgcgtcccttcaAGAGACCataccgtaatcccctcaagaccgtggctttcgggcgcgaccttgttcgcctctagcttcgagcgtagtaaCTGCGTAACTCAGTAACTCaataactgcgagttacatttcaggttgaagaacttcgttattaacgtagttacattttgcacacgctagcttgtaacgagttctttttggcgggtaacttctcaatctatgtttCTCTATGCCTATGGCAACGTCATTAATCGGGCGAAGAGTGTTTTGCTCTTTCTAAATACTACTGCCTCGTGCCCGACGCCCTTTGCCATTCCTGTTAAAGACGCTGTTCGTATACTGGGATATACATTTAGCAGTTGCCGACTCTCGCCGTCCTCGTGGCTGCGGGTGCACCGGCGCAGAGTCGCTGTTGTCGCTGATCTCAGGCATTCCGTGCTCCCTATCACATGTCGAACCCGTCTCTCCGCCTCATGGCTTTTTAGCAAGCACTGGTACGGTACTGGTACGGTACTGGTACGGTACTGGTACTGGCAGCGTCTTGGTGGCTGCGACCCGCCCCGCTTTTCGTTTCATCTGGGGTGGCAGGGTAGAATGGGTGTCGCGTGCTCGCATGTGCCTGCAGCGGGAGGTAGGTGTCCTATGGGTTCCACATATAAAGACCAAGTGTCTTGGTCTAAGGTATTTTGGATTCGCTCATGGAGCCATACTACTCTGCCCATGGCCTGTTACAGTATCTCCTGGGTGCTGATATCAGTTATTTTTGGTGCTTTTTCGCTGAGTAGCCCTCGATCTGAGTTTGTCGCACCCACCTCAGAGAGCATGTCTCTTCCATGCGTCACTCCTACCCTGGTGAACGTGTTTCTACGTGGTCTGTCAAGGTTCTGTACAAGTCCCTCTTTGGTCTACTCCCCATGTCTCTGGCGCCTGTGGGCCTTGGTGTGCCCCAGCAGGTTGCTCGGCGTCTTGTCACCGCGGGCTGGTTGAACGCACGTTGGGCAAGCCTAAAATGGCCCTTGGCACACGGCGGGACTGTCTGTCTCGGCTAGGAGTcgccactcctttctgtccGTTCTGTGCTTGTCACGAGACTGCAGAGCACGCGTATTGCCACGAATCCCActaatcatcatcgcgaaacttccagggcatgcacgaaacggtacatctcatcccggcgcatgctgaagaagaagcaagaagcttccagacacatcgcctccAGGCGATGCGTCAAGAATTGcatcacccctgaatgccctcacgaaggacggatccacgtttatctggagtgaagcccagcaacaggcgtttgatgaattgaagacgcgtctacagaccgctcccgtgcttgcccacttcgatccaaacgccgcaacagaaatacacaccgacgcaagcaacgatggtctagcagccgtgctcgttcaacttcacgacggcgtcgaacgtgtcatcgcttacgcaagcagaacgcaaaccaaggcagagaagaactatttgacgaccgaaaaagagtgccttgcactcatatggggcCATCACAAATttgcgcccctacctgtacggacggccgttcaaggtggtaacagaccaccattctctgtgctggctggctggtttaagggactttctagtcgaaaacgaagcaatcatcgacttcacaaatggagttatctcttttaaaacgccggaaacagcagaagacaagtggtgggcacgaataaccccggagaaacgcgcaaacacggacgtaaccgccgtgacgactcagcacgtcaacctgcctcccttgtcgtcagtccttgtgaccgctacgtgcgagagagcaccgactggctgtttgttggctaaaggcaacacgcaacttctcctcgaacgaggaattgggatagcaagaggaattgtgcccgtaagaaacggaatattcgaactcctggtcacaaattttcgcccggagccgcaacacctggcgaacggcacgaagatagccgtcatcgtagaccaatactccaccacggatgtttgcctgatggacactgctcgcatcgcggtcaccacggaacacgaggccgaacatttcgacgtaaaccctcaactcaatacaactcaaaagcaaacccttctccagatgctcaacgatttcagtgactgcttcactgcatcgtcgaaagtaagacaaacgcccattgcgaagcaccggatcatcgtcgacgaaaaggcccgtccaattcaccgcatgccgtaccgggtctcctgcaaagagcgagaaacgatccgaacgcaaatagaagagatgctaagagatgacattatccagccgtcgaccagtccgtgggcaacgccggtggtactagtgaagaagaaggatggaacactcaggttctgcgtcgactaccggaaactcaatgagatgtaccgtttcgtgcctgccgtggaagtttcgcgatgatgattcgtggcagtaTCATCAATGTGTTCGGCACAGAGTTGAGGTCCTGTTCGGCGTGCCCTGGATTCGGTGGAGAGTCATTCAAATGCTCTTCCAGCCTCCCGTCCCGCCTCGCCATAGGAAAGTGTTCCTTCTTCTGGCAGTTGAGATCAactaccaggtgtggatttctcgctgtATTGCGGCACAAGGTGGCCGCCTCTGTActgtagcagaagtgctaaacCTTGTTCGAGCAGGGATTCGTCGAGCCTttcgtagagagagagctgtgctgggagctATGCACTTCGCAAGGCGATTATagacatcttcggtcctctttgaagatgataaagGTACGTATGCGTTCCCATGTAGAGTGTGCTGTTGTGCTGCAACTTTCCGCGAGTCTTCGATCGTTGCAaggtgacgtccagcacacatattaatctagcgatcatattgctctagagttggcatctacgtggTCCTAGTCTAGTCCGTGAGAAACCTTAGAGGGAACCAGTccgtgtggctggtcttccgctccgatgccaatacacaagCAGTGTTGTAGCTAGTGAAATGTAAACTGACGCGTGACTACTGCTAGTTGACTATTGAAAAGGACTACGGACAAAGGTCGTTTTGAAGGCACCGGCATGCCACCCTCGTGTAGATAGGCGGCGATGCATCTGTGACACCTAAGTAATAGTTGTGAATAAAACCTCTTCAGAAATAAAATCTGGCAGTGTTCCCAGTGGATCAACACGGCAGGGGATCAATACAGCCAGCAAACCAGTATACCATTGTTCGGCAATGCCACTGGTGGCACCATTCATATAGAGCGCGGTGTCAGACAAGGCTACCCACTGTCACCGTTCCTATTTGTTACCATCTTGGACCCCTTTCTTTGCAGTATTGCCTCACGTAGACGAGTGAATGGGTTACCCCTCCCCGGATCTGGCACTTGGAAGGTGACAGCTTATGGTGATGACCTCATGTGTTTCTTACACGACCCGTTCTCGCTCATGCACATCCCAGACTTGTTCGATCAGTACGCTTTGTACTCTCCTGTAAGCTTGAACAAATTGGATTTTGCCGTCTACCCTACACTTCGCATCTTAGGCGAGCTCTTTAAAGCTAAGGGATTATCACAATCAAACTGGACACAAGTGTGGTGTCGGTCGGAAGGAAATAACTACCTTTGTAAGAAAGAATCCAACTTCCATGGAGCCTGCATGACGCGACCGTCCATGAGGAGATCaacttctttctctttatttttcgaTAACTATCGTGCTGACCATCTGGTCCGCATGCTCATGCCGATATGGCCGTAAGAACACAACATATTCTCCCCCCCTACAAAAAGTCCTTGTGAAATACCCAACGCACACGTATACTGAAACGCGACAACTAAACGTGAGTGTTAATGACCGACGGGGTCCCCGTATCTTTTGGGAGGACGTCTATGTCTCGGAGGCAGCAGACGTGTCTGCTGTCCTGCACCTTCGTTCGAAGGCAAACGTGGTCCTGCCCCTGGCACATCAGTTGGCGCACCGATGCCAGTAGCAGGGGGGTAAACTTGTGGTGCCGCTTCTTGATTGGCCTCGTGTTGTGACTGGGATACAGGGACATCGGAGGCATCCATACCCGTAGTAATGTAGGTGGGATAATCCAGCCTGAAGGATTCCGTGGAAGGTGTGGGGTTGCTGCTTGCTGGTTGAATAGCTGCTGGTGCGAACTTCGATGCGTTCCATGTGTTGCCGTCGGCTAGTTGGAACGAGTACCTCCCTTTTTGTCGGATGATTTtgagtggcttggagaatgacGGCATTCCTTTTGGAGTGAATCCTGGTTTGCGTACCCGAACGTAATCTCCTACTTTATATTTTGGCGCTTTGGCACTACGTTTCTGGTCCGTGTAGGTCTTGCTCTGTTGGTGATGCCTGCGCACGCGTTCACGTAGATTGGTCATTGCTGCAGCAGGATCATCCTCAAGTAAAGATGACGGTATCCCAACGATGTCCAGTCGTGTCCGTGGTTTCCTGCCATGTAAAAGTTCAGCAGGTGATTTTCCGGTAGTTGCATGCGGGGTACATCTGTACAGTCCCAGGTACTCGATGACGGTTTGTCGCAGTGGTCTTCCTTCCAAGAATGTGGCTTGAACATAGTTTTTCAGAACTCTATTAAACCTTTCAACAAGCCCGTTTGCACGTGGATAACACAGAGATGAAAATGAATGTTGAATGCCTCTATCCCTGTTCCCTAAGTTCCCTCTATCCCTAAGTTCAAACTGATGTGAAATGAACTGGGGTCCGTGATCGGACACCAGGTTGTCCGGATAGCCTTCACGTGCAAACACTGATCTCAGGAAGTCCAAAATTGTTGATGCTGTCACATTCGCGCAGAACTTGGCCTCTGGCCATTTAGAAAAATAGTCCACCATCACGATGGCATATCTGCAGTCAGGAGGAGCTTTTTCAAAAGGGCCCATTATGTCCACGGCTACCTCCTCCCATGGCCTGCTCGGAAACGGAATGGGTTGTAGTGGCGTATCAGCCGTCTTCGCACTTTTATCGGCGTCTTGACAAATATTACACGACTTGACAGCATTCTCAACTTGTTTATCCATCTGTGGCCACCAGTATTTCTCCCTTAAACACTGCTTGGTGCGCACGATGCCTGGGTGCGATTCATGGGCTAGCTGTATGAGATGTCTCGTGAACGCTG is a window encoding:
- the LOC135395796 gene encoding uncharacterized protein K02A2.6-like gives rise to the protein MDKQVENAVKSCNICQDADKSAKTADTPLQPIPFPSRPWEEVAVDIMGPFEKAPPDCRYAIVMVDYFSKWPEAKFCANVTASTILDFLRSVFAREGYPDNLVSDHGPQFISHQFELRDRGNLGNRDRGIQHSFSSLCYPRANGLVERFNRVLKNYVQATFLEGRPLRQTVIEYLGLYRCTPHATTGKSPAELLHGRKPRTRLDIVGIPSSLLEDDPAAAMTNLRERVRRHHQQSKTYTDQKRSAKAPKYKVGDYVRVRKPGFTPKGMPSFSKPLKIIRQKGRYSFQLADGNTWNASKFAPAAIQPASSNPTPSTESFRLDYPTYITTGMDASDVPVSQSQHEANQEAAPQVYPPATGIGAPTDVPGAGPRLPSNEGAGQQTRLLPPRHRRPPKRYGDPVGH